The proteins below are encoded in one region of Candidatus Planktophila lacus:
- a CDS encoding peroxiredoxin gives MSQTLTGISVGSVAPDFELKDQHGAKVSLSSFKGNKNVVLLFIPFSFTGTCTGELCAIRDDLAAFQNDNVQVIAVSCDSPYTQKVFAEQEGYKFPVLADFWPHGAAAKAFGVFNEDIGCAMRGTFIIDKAGVVRWSVVNGLGDARNNGDYKAAIAAL, from the coding sequence ATGAGCCAAACACTTACTGGAATTTCTGTTGGATCGGTTGCACCTGACTTTGAATTAAAAGATCAGCACGGCGCCAAAGTTTCTCTCTCATCATTTAAGGGAAATAAGAACGTTGTTCTTCTCTTTATACCGTTCTCATTTACCGGCACATGCACCGGCGAGCTCTGCGCGATCCGCGATGACTTAGCCGCATTCCAAAACGACAACGTTCAGGTAATTGCTGTCTCATGCGATTCGCCTTACACACAAAAAGTTTTTGCAGAACAAGAGGGTTACAAGTTCCCAGTGCTTGCGGATTTCTGGCCACATGGCGCAGCAGCAAAAGCTTTCGGGGTATTTAACGAAGATATTGGTTGCGCAATGCGCGGCACATTTATCATCGATAAAGCAGGCGTTGTTCGCTGGTCAGTCGTAAATGGCCTCGGCGATGCGCGTAATAACGGGGATTACAAGGCCGCAATCGCTGCCCTGTAG
- a CDS encoding TMEM175 family protein → MAAQIKHISHKLIDSLSDGVFSIALTLLGLDVVGVVSEVSHSDDLNAALLDHWPTFLSYALGFLVLFSMWYGYHALGQYVEGTNAHIVWNHGITMAWVALIPFGVALLAENLNTPNQKWGVFYFGVCLFGQFWTNVIAFPFIGFKFKINFTEDCPYPAKKLRKVLPILWGIGALWGIVLVPLALINSWVALIGFAIFVLLQANPIKSYERIIPTLIKKV, encoded by the coding sequence ATGGCCGCGCAAATTAAGCATATAAGCCACAAATTAATTGATTCCCTTAGCGATGGTGTTTTTTCAATTGCTCTTACACTTCTAGGTTTAGACGTGGTTGGAGTTGTTTCAGAGGTTAGCCATAGCGATGACCTCAACGCCGCGCTCTTAGATCATTGGCCAACATTTCTGTCCTACGCCCTTGGATTCCTGGTTCTTTTCTCCATGTGGTACGGCTATCACGCATTGGGCCAATACGTAGAAGGAACAAATGCTCACATTGTTTGGAACCATGGAATCACAATGGCATGGGTGGCCTTAATTCCATTTGGCGTAGCGCTGCTTGCTGAAAATTTAAATACTCCAAATCAAAAATGGGGAGTGTTTTACTTTGGCGTTTGCCTATTTGGTCAATTCTGGACGAATGTAATCGCTTTTCCATTTATAGGATTTAAATTCAAAATTAATTTCACCGAAGATTGTCCCTATCCAGCGAAGAAACTCCGAAAGGTCCTACCAATTCTGTGGGGTATAGGAGCTCTATGGGGCATCGTCTTAGTACCACTAGCGCTCATTAATTCTTGGGTTGCGCTTATCGGTTTTGCAATTTTTGTTCTTTTGCAGGCCAATCCGATTAAGTCTTACGAGAGAATTATTCCAACGCTAATTAAGAAGGTTTGA
- a CDS encoding VOC family protein, whose protein sequence is MEMTTCLWFNGRAREAANFYSSIFPNSSVSDNWIAPTDTPGNQQGEEIVVNFKIFGQNFIGLNGGPQFPHSEAISFQIPCADQAEIDKFWDLLTADGGQESQCGWLKDKFGISWQVTSPEMMNYLGGPDAEGSQRATKAMLEMKKIDLAAMKSAYLGN, encoded by the coding sequence ATGGAAATGACTACCTGCCTCTGGTTTAACGGCCGCGCGCGCGAAGCCGCAAACTTTTACTCATCAATTTTCCCAAATAGCTCAGTTTCCGATAACTGGATCGCTCCAACTGATACTCCTGGCAATCAACAAGGCGAAGAGATAGTCGTTAACTTTAAGATTTTTGGGCAGAACTTCATCGGACTAAATGGGGGTCCGCAGTTCCCACATTCAGAGGCAATTTCATTTCAGATTCCATGCGCCGATCAAGCAGAGATAGATAAGTTCTGGGATCTACTTACGGCAGATGGCGGGCAAGAAAGCCAATGTGGTTGGCTTAAAGATAAATTTGGAATCTCTTGGCAGGTAACTTCACCTGAGATGATGAACTACTTGGGTGGGCCAGATGCTGAAGGTTCTCAGCGCGCCACTAAAGCGATGCTGGAGATGAAGAAGATTGATTTAGCTGCCATGAAGAGCGCGTATCTAGGAAACTAA
- a CDS encoding iron chaperone: MEKQLPVAVRAHYQSAPSPHKETMLEMRKRILEIVPDAQEVVSYGMPAFKVDETIVAGLLANKKHVGYYPFSGSILKLFPVELAGFSKTISAIHVPVDKPLTKTLLKKLIKAKLTQAK; this comes from the coding sequence GTGGAAAAACAGTTACCTGTCGCAGTTCGCGCACATTATCAATCGGCCCCGTCGCCACATAAAGAAACAATGCTTGAGATGCGCAAGCGAATTTTGGAAATAGTTCCAGATGCGCAAGAAGTAGTGAGCTATGGAATGCCGGCATTCAAAGTGGATGAAACGATTGTTGCCGGATTGCTGGCCAATAAGAAGCATGTTGGTTACTACCCTTTTAGCGGTTCAATTTTGAAGTTGTTCCCGGTCGAATTAGCTGGCTTTTCAAAGACAATTAGCGCAATTCATGTTCCGGTTGATAAGCCACTTACTAAAACTCTATTGAAGAAGTTAATCAAAGCGAAATTGACTCAAGCCAAGTAG
- a CDS encoding zinc ribbon domain-containing protein, giving the protein MKASVSDQRSILDIQNFDFTTTSLNAKAAGLPEIPAINSLTIKQNNARDLRIAAETELNDVKRELNRAETDVEQVVSRINRDEARLASGTGAAKELEQLQHELVSLAARRAELEEVELEIMMRVDGIKERIAELGAEESAHAAEIANLEISKENALTIIFADLKAAAGDRAKTAASVNPELMALYEKIRTSNNGTGAAALVGNQCKGCHLTLNTIELQRIAGLPEDELVRCEECRCILVRGL; this is encoded by the coding sequence GTGAAGGCTAGCGTTAGCGATCAGCGCTCCATTCTCGACATTCAGAACTTCGATTTCACTACAACTTCCCTAAACGCCAAAGCCGCTGGCCTTCCAGAGATACCGGCGATTAATTCACTCACAATCAAGCAGAACAATGCTCGCGATCTACGTATCGCCGCTGAAACAGAGTTAAACGATGTAAAGCGCGAGTTAAACCGGGCCGAAACAGATGTTGAACAAGTTGTCTCACGAATCAATCGCGATGAAGCCCGCCTTGCTTCTGGCACAGGGGCTGCCAAGGAGTTAGAACAACTCCAACACGAACTTGTTTCCCTCGCTGCGCGCCGTGCTGAACTCGAAGAAGTTGAGCTTGAGATCATGATGCGCGTTGATGGAATTAAAGAGCGCATCGCAGAACTTGGCGCCGAAGAAAGTGCTCATGCAGCAGAGATTGCCAACCTAGAAATTTCGAAAGAAAACGCGCTAACAATTATCTTTGCAGATCTCAAAGCAGCGGCTGGTGATCGCGCGAAGACTGCAGCTAGCGTAAACCCCGAACTAATGGCGCTATACGAGAAAATTCGTACCAGCAATAATGGAACAGGGGCAGCAGCGTTGGTTGGAAACCAATGCAAGGGTTGTCACTTAACTTTAAACACCATCGAACTACAGCGCATTGCCGGTTTGCCGGAAGACGAACTCGTGCGTTGCGAAGAATGTCGGTGCATTTTGGTGCGTGGTCTATAA
- a CDS encoding bifunctional RNase H/acid phosphatase, giving the protein MARKFKLTADGGSRGNPGPAGYGAVVTENGKIVAELFDVIGIATNNVAEYSGLLAGLSHINKLDPAATVEVAMDSKLVVEQMSGRWQIKHADMRDLAKQCRAAHDPSLVKYSWIPRDENSHADRLANKALDGGSAHKTEPQVQQNYLSERLRSSEVPTMLYMVRHGETILTPLRKFSGTGPINPELTEKGLSQAAAVAKEIAKLKPEVLIASPLMRTTQTAQAIADATGLEINFDEIWFELSFGDWDGLSFEEVKEKFPDEYQAWLNSSSYAPAGGESYDQAGIRVEEALEKVAAVYPGQRVVVVTHNGVIKLAAQIATGAPTEAVFHIDAAPCSISSISIWPSDGLRALRSLNETGHFRP; this is encoded by the coding sequence ATGGCGCGCAAATTCAAATTAACTGCTGATGGCGGTTCTCGCGGAAATCCAGGCCCAGCTGGTTACGGCGCAGTGGTTACTGAAAACGGAAAGATCGTTGCCGAACTCTTTGATGTAATCGGAATTGCAACGAATAACGTCGCTGAATACAGCGGACTTCTCGCCGGTTTAAGCCACATCAATAAACTCGATCCCGCAGCAACTGTAGAAGTTGCCATGGATTCAAAGTTAGTTGTTGAGCAAATGTCGGGTCGTTGGCAGATCAAACATGCGGATATGCGCGATTTGGCAAAGCAGTGCCGTGCAGCCCATGATCCTTCGCTCGTTAAATACTCTTGGATTCCACGCGATGAAAATTCACATGCCGATCGCTTAGCCAATAAGGCCTTAGATGGTGGCTCAGCACATAAGACTGAACCACAAGTGCAACAGAACTACTTATCTGAGCGACTTCGCAGTAGCGAAGTTCCAACCATGCTCTACATGGTTCGCCACGGTGAAACGATTCTGACACCACTGCGAAAGTTTTCGGGAACTGGGCCAATCAATCCAGAGTTAACGGAGAAAGGTTTATCTCAGGCTGCCGCTGTCGCCAAAGAGATCGCCAAATTAAAGCCAGAAGTTTTAATTGCTTCTCCTCTAATGCGCACCACCCAAACAGCGCAAGCAATTGCAGATGCCACAGGACTTGAAATCAACTTTGACGAAATTTGGTTTGAACTTTCATTCGGCGATTGGGATGGCCTCTCCTTCGAAGAGGTAAAAGAGAAGTTCCCTGATGAATATCAAGCCTGGTTAAATTCATCTTCCTACGCACCTGCGGGTGGCGAGTCTTACGATCAGGCAGGTATTCGCGTTGAAGAAGCGCTCGAAAAGGTTGCAGCTGTTTATCCTGGTCAGCGAGTCGTCGTAGTAACTCACAATGGAGTCATTAAATTAGCGGCACAGATCGCAACCGGGGCACCCACCGAAGCGGTCTTCCATATAGATGCAGCACCTTGTTCAATATCGTCAATATCTATTTGGCCATCAGATGGACTGCGCGCCCTGCGTAGCCTTAACGAGACAGGACACTTCCGCCCATGA
- a CDS encoding TerC family protein gives MISSTEWLLTIGGLAAVIIFDLALAVAHRNKETSTKEALGWTLFYVAAAITFGLLMPRWTSDQLRTEFFAGWLTEYALSVDNIFVFIILISTLKVKKESQQLVLLFGILIAIVLRVILIFAGVALVTRFTSAFYVFGAFLIFTAWKLINEKEEVEKDEGKLITFLRNRGLSTFAIALIALGVTDLVFALDSIPAILGLTTSTYVVITANIFALMGLRQLYFLLQGAMDRLVHLGRGLSFILAFIGVKMILHALHENGVHVVDISLEVSLTVIVSTLAITALTSLYATRDSTKEDKGIS, from the coding sequence ATGATTAGTTCAACCGAGTGGCTATTAACTATCGGTGGTCTTGCCGCAGTAATCATCTTTGATTTAGCCCTGGCTGTTGCTCATCGCAACAAAGAGACCAGTACAAAAGAGGCGCTCGGTTGGACGCTCTTTTATGTGGCGGCGGCTATAACTTTTGGTTTGCTAATGCCACGTTGGACATCAGATCAGCTGCGGACTGAATTCTTTGCAGGTTGGCTGACTGAATACGCACTCTCTGTCGACAACATCTTTGTATTTATTATTTTGATTTCAACGCTCAAGGTAAAGAAAGAATCCCAGCAACTTGTTCTTCTATTCGGAATCCTTATCGCCATCGTTCTACGCGTGATTTTGATCTTTGCTGGAGTCGCACTTGTAACTCGCTTTACCTCAGCCTTCTATGTCTTTGGTGCATTCTTGATTTTCACAGCTTGGAAGCTAATCAATGAAAAAGAAGAGGTAGAAAAAGATGAAGGTAAGTTAATTACCTTCCTTCGTAACCGTGGCCTAAGCACCTTCGCCATTGCGCTAATCGCTCTGGGCGTTACCGATCTCGTATTTGCCCTTGATTCAATCCCGGCAATCCTTGGGCTAACAACTAGTACCTACGTTGTAATTACTGCAAATATCTTTGCGCTAATGGGTCTTCGTCAGCTCTACTTCTTGCTTCAAGGTGCAATGGATCGACTGGTTCACCTTGGCCGCGGACTCTCATTTATCTTGGCATTTATCGGCGTAAAGATGATCTTGCACGCATTACACGAAAATGGCGTGCATGTTGTTGATATTTCGCTAGAGGTTAGTTTGACGGTAATTGTTTCCACTTTGGCGATTACTGCCCTAACAAGCCTTTATGCCACGCGTGATTCGACTAAAGAAGATAAAGGCATTTCGTAA
- a CDS encoding zinc ribbon domain-containing protein YjdM → MSDQLPPCPECKSEFSYEMGELLICPECAHEWNPTEVEIETVRVIKDASGNVLVDGDDVTIVKDMKVKGSSNTLKVGTKVRGIRLVDGPGDHDIEAKVDGFGPMNLKSSIVRKA, encoded by the coding sequence ATGAGTGATCAACTACCCCCGTGTCCTGAATGTAAATCTGAATTCTCATACGAAATGGGCGAGCTACTCATCTGCCCCGAATGTGCTCACGAGTGGAACCCAACTGAAGTTGAAATTGAGACTGTTCGCGTAATTAAAGACGCTTCGGGAAACGTCCTTGTCGATGGTGATGATGTAACCATCGTGAAGGATATGAAGGTCAAGGGAAGCTCGAATACTCTGAAAGTTGGAACGAAAGTACGAGGGATTCGACTCGTCGATGGGCCTGGTGATCACGACATAGAGGCGAAGGTAGATGGTTTCGGACCAATGAATTTGAAATCTAGCATTGTGAGAAAGGCTTAA
- a CDS encoding DUF1059 domain-containing protein, which produces MKSMTCNQLGGACEQVFSGETFDELAAQSQQHGKEMFGANDGPHMAAMGKMMELMKTGGMDSWMAERKAEFEAL; this is translated from the coding sequence ATGAAATCAATGACATGCAATCAGCTTGGTGGCGCCTGCGAGCAGGTTTTTTCTGGTGAGACTTTTGATGAACTAGCAGCTCAAAGCCAACAGCATGGCAAGGAAATGTTCGGTGCAAACGATGGGCCACATATGGCTGCAATGGGCAAGATGATGGAGCTCATGAAGACAGGTGGAATGGATTCATGGATGGCCGAACGTAAAGCTGAGTTCGAAGCACTTTAA
- a CDS encoding DUF2200 domain-containing protein translates to MPVASVYVHYVNKVVRKDRTEDELIEVIKWLTGFDKRTLRKHLKDEITFREFFKAAKINPKAKLITGSICGVKIAEIEDPLMKKIRYMDKLVDELAKGRPMEKVLRQDL, encoded by the coding sequence ATGCCAGTGGCGTCGGTTTATGTTCACTATGTAAACAAGGTAGTCCGAAAAGATCGGACTGAGGATGAGCTAATTGAGGTTATCAAGTGGCTGACGGGGTTCGACAAAAGAACTCTGAGAAAGCATCTTAAGGATGAAATCACATTTAGAGAGTTCTTCAAAGCGGCCAAGATTAATCCGAAAGCCAAACTGATCACAGGAAGTATTTGTGGCGTAAAGATTGCTGAAATTGAAGACCCACTGATGAAGAAGATTCGCTACATGGATAAGTTGGTCGATGAACTAGCCAAGGGCCGACCAATGGAGAAGGTTCTTCGCCAAGATTTATAG
- a CDS encoding TerC family protein — protein sequence MNVTLLTWTVVIGVITALIVIDLLTVSRKPHDVMFKEAAIWSIFYIGVAIAFGVWVWQSAGSQFGTEYFAAYLVEKSLSVDNLFVFIIILAQFKVPSIFHQRVLMFGVILALVLRAIFIAVGAAALAAFSFTFVIFGAILIWTGVGLFKHWDEDPSPEDNAMVRTIRKRIAMTDEYDGSKIFTRQNGKRIATPMFLVMIAIASTDLLFALDSIPATFGVTQEPFLVFAANAFALLGLRALYFLLKGLLDKLVYLSLGLSVILMFIGIKLILTYLHETWTEIPKIPTVGSLAVIGLILLVSTVASFIKVKRDPKAQAHAGRVTSGKHPEANSQD from the coding sequence ATGAATGTAACCCTTTTAACTTGGACTGTAGTTATTGGCGTGATCACCGCGCTGATCGTTATTGATCTACTCACCGTAAGCCGTAAACCCCACGATGTAATGTTTAAAGAAGCGGCCATTTGGTCAATCTTCTACATCGGCGTCGCCATTGCTTTTGGAGTCTGGGTCTGGCAAAGCGCGGGTTCGCAATTTGGAACCGAATACTTCGCCGCTTATCTCGTGGAGAAATCTTTATCTGTTGACAACTTATTTGTATTCATAATCATCTTGGCTCAATTCAAGGTGCCATCAATATTCCACCAAAGAGTGTTGATGTTTGGCGTCATTCTTGCGCTCGTTCTCCGCGCAATCTTTATCGCAGTTGGTGCAGCAGCGCTAGCCGCCTTTAGCTTCACATTCGTGATCTTCGGTGCAATTCTTATCTGGACCGGCGTTGGCTTATTCAAGCACTGGGATGAAGACCCTTCACCTGAAGATAACGCGATGGTGCGCACCATCAGAAAACGTATTGCTATGACTGATGAATACGATGGTTCGAAGATCTTTACACGGCAAAATGGCAAGCGCATCGCCACACCTATGTTCTTGGTGATGATCGCTATCGCATCAACCGATCTACTTTTTGCGCTGGATTCAATCCCAGCGACTTTCGGTGTTACACAAGAGCCATTCTTGGTCTTTGCAGCCAATGCATTCGCGCTTTTGGGCTTACGCGCCTTGTACTTCTTGCTCAAGGGGCTGCTAGATAAGTTGGTTTACCTATCTCTTGGTCTGTCAGTAATTCTGATGTTTATCGGAATTAAGTTGATCCTGACTTACTTGCACGAAACCTGGACTGAGATTCCTAAGATCCCAACAGTTGGCAGTTTGGCTGTGATCGGATTGATTCTGCTGGTTTCAACGGTGGCGAGCTTTATAAAGGTAAAGCGAGATCCAAAGGCGCAGGCTCATGCTGGTCGCGTTACCTCTGGAAAGCATCCTGAGGCTAATAGCCAAGACTAA
- a CDS encoding TipAS antibiotic-recognition domain-containing protein codes for MSKYDDEVQARWGNTAAYEQSQAKTSKYSKEDFRKAKVDQEAATELFVYAFGNGLDIHSEKTQAAVIAHRDAISKWFYDCSPEMQKNLAVMYIEDRRFKEYYDGRVRGLAQYVHDAIMAQ; via the coding sequence ATGTCCAAATACGACGATGAGGTTCAAGCGCGCTGGGGAAATACCGCCGCATATGAGCAGTCACAAGCAAAGACTTCGAAATACTCCAAAGAAGATTTTAGAAAAGCCAAGGTAGACCAAGAGGCTGCCACCGAACTCTTTGTATATGCCTTTGGCAATGGGCTAGATATTCATTCCGAAAAAACACAAGCTGCAGTTATCGCCCATAGGGATGCGATTTCTAAGTGGTTCTACGACTGCTCTCCTGAAATGCAAAAGAATCTGGCTGTTATGTATATCGAGGATAGGCGATTCAAAGAGTATTACGACGGCCGCGTGCGCGGGTTAGCGCAATACGTTCACGACGCCATAATGGCTCAATAA
- a CDS encoding YciI family protein produces the protein MKFIIFVIDDLTNSGTPAEMVEINAFNDSLRANGQWIFAGGLSAPSNASVIDNRGDAGIETGKPLFDAKENFSGFWLIEAASAEVAKELALAGSKACNRKVELRPLL, from the coding sequence ATGAAATTTATCATTTTTGTAATTGATGATTTAACTAATTCTGGAACTCCGGCTGAGATGGTCGAAATCAATGCGTTCAACGACAGTCTGCGCGCCAATGGTCAATGGATTTTTGCTGGGGGATTAAGCGCACCTTCAAATGCGAGCGTGATTGATAATCGAGGAGATGCAGGAATCGAAACTGGCAAGCCGTTATTTGATGCAAAGGAAAACTTCAGCGGATTCTGGTTGATTGAGGCAGCAAGTGCTGAAGTTGCAAAAGAGCTAGCACTTGCGGGTTCTAAAGCATGTAATCGCAAAGTCGAACTTCGCCCACTTCTTTAA
- the katG gene encoding catalase/peroxidase HPI, protein MSENSGKCPVVHGSNTEVGASNVNWWPKNLNLDILHQHDTKSNPLGEDFDYHEELKTLDFAALKKDLHALMTDSQPWWPADWGHYGGLMIRMSWHAAGTYRTTDGRGGGGTGNLRFAPLNSFPDNVNLDKARRILWPIKQKYGNKVSWADLLVLAGTIAYESMGLKTFGFGFGRTDIWHPEKDIYWGPETEFLAPSDARYKDVKDASTMENPLAAVQMGLIYVNPEGVNGKSDPLLTAQHVRETFARMAMNDEETVALTAGGHTVGKAHGNGDASRLGPSPEGADISEAGLGWMNHTTRSIGRDTVSSGIEGAWTTHPTKWDGGYFELLFKYDWELKKSPAGATQWEPINIAEEDKPVDVEDPSIRYNPMMTDADMAMIKDPIYLEISKRFHADPAYFSEVFARAWFKLTHRDLGPKVNYFGPDVPKEDLIWQDPIAPGSTSYDVAAVKAKIAATGISVSDLVATAWDSARTFRGSDKRGGANGSRIRLAPQKDWQGNEPARLAKVLAALEPIAKDSGASIADVIVLAGNVGIETAAKAAGFDITVPFAAGRGDATAEQTDGHSFAPLEPIHDGFRNWLKQEYSAKPEELLLDRAQLMGLTAPEMTVLMGGMRALGTNYGGTKHGVFTEKVGTLNTDFFSVLTSMTYIWEPAGENVYNLRNRTTGEVKFTATRADLVFGSNSILRAYAEVYAQSDGQAKFVKDFVNAWTKVMNADRFDLKR, encoded by the coding sequence ATGTCTGAAAATTCAGGTAAGTGTCCAGTTGTTCACGGTTCGAATACTGAAGTTGGCGCATCTAATGTCAACTGGTGGCCAAAGAATTTAAATCTAGATATTTTGCATCAGCACGATACAAAATCTAATCCGCTCGGTGAAGATTTTGATTATCACGAAGAGCTAAAGACGCTCGACTTTGCAGCGCTCAAAAAAGATCTTCACGCGTTAATGACAGATAGCCAACCTTGGTGGCCTGCGGACTGGGGACATTACGGCGGCTTAATGATTCGTATGTCATGGCATGCCGCCGGTACTTACCGCACGACCGATGGTCGTGGTGGTGGCGGAACTGGAAACCTTCGCTTTGCACCACTTAACTCTTTTCCAGATAACGTAAACCTCGACAAAGCTCGTCGTATTCTCTGGCCGATTAAGCAGAAGTACGGAAACAAAGTTAGCTGGGCAGATCTATTGGTTCTCGCCGGAACAATTGCTTACGAGTCAATGGGTCTAAAGACATTTGGTTTCGGTTTTGGACGTACTGATATTTGGCACCCTGAGAAAGATATTTACTGGGGTCCTGAGACCGAATTCTTGGCGCCAAGTGATGCGCGCTATAAGGATGTTAAAGATGCCAGCACAATGGAAAATCCATTAGCAGCAGTTCAAATGGGTTTGATCTACGTAAACCCTGAAGGCGTAAACGGAAAGTCTGATCCATTGCTGACTGCTCAACATGTTCGCGAAACATTTGCGCGTATGGCGATGAATGATGAAGAAACAGTTGCGCTAACAGCAGGAGGTCACACCGTAGGAAAAGCACATGGAAACGGTGATGCTTCACGACTCGGACCAAGCCCAGAAGGTGCAGACATCTCTGAAGCAGGTCTTGGCTGGATGAACCACACAACTCGCAGCATTGGCCGCGACACTGTTTCAAGTGGAATTGAAGGAGCTTGGACTACGCACCCAACTAAATGGGATGGCGGATACTTCGAACTTCTCTTTAAGTACGACTGGGAGTTAAAGAAATCTCCAGCGGGAGCAACGCAATGGGAGCCAATCAATATTGCCGAGGAAGATAAGCCGGTAGATGTTGAAGATCCATCAATTCGCTATAACCCAATGATGACTGATGCCGATATGGCGATGATCAAGGATCCGATTTATCTTGAGATCTCAAAGCGTTTCCACGCAGATCCTGCCTACTTCAGCGAAGTCTTTGCGCGCGCTTGGTTTAAGTTAACCCACCGCGATCTTGGCCCAAAGGTGAATTACTTTGGACCAGATGTTCCAAAGGAAGATTTAATTTGGCAGGATCCAATTGCTCCTGGCTCAACTTCTTACGATGTTGCAGCAGTTAAAGCAAAGATTGCAGCGACAGGAATTTCCGTTTCTGATCTTGTTGCAACCGCCTGGGATAGCGCTCGCACATTCCGAGGTTCAGATAAGCGCGGAGGCGCAAATGGATCTCGTATCCGCCTTGCACCGCAGAAAGATTGGCAAGGCAACGAGCCAGCGCGCTTAGCGAAGGTACTCGCAGCACTTGAGCCAATTGCAAAGGATTCTGGTGCGAGCATCGCCGATGTAATTGTCTTGGCCGGAAACGTCGGAATCGAAACCGCAGCAAAGGCTGCTGGCTTTGATATCACCGTTCCATTTGCAGCAGGTCGTGGAGATGCAACAGCAGAACAGACAGATGGTCATTCATTTGCACCACTTGAACCAATTCATGATGGATTCCGTAACTGGTTGAAGCAGGAATACTCAGCTAAGCCTGAAGAACTACTTCTTGATCGCGCTCAACTGATGGGGCTAACTGCGCCAGAGATGACTGTATTAATGGGTGGCATGCGTGCGCTTGGAACAAACTACGGCGGCACAAAGCATGGTGTGTTCACAGAAAAAGTTGGAACACTTAACACCGACTTCTTCAGCGTGCTAACCAGCATGACCTACATCTGGGAGCCAGCAGGCGAAAACGTTTATAACTTACGCAACAGAACAACTGGCGAAGTTAAATTCACTGCTACTCGCGCTGATTTGGTCTTCGGATCTAACTCAATCTTGCGTGCATATGCTGAGGTTTACGCCCAGAGCGATGGCCAGGCAAAGTTCGTTAAGGACTTTGTAAACGCCTGGACAAAGGTGATGAACGCCGACCGCTTCGACCTAAAGAGATAA